GGGCACAAGACAAGCCAGCATAAATTGTGTGGTTGCACAGCTGAAGACTTCCAGAGTGAGGTGAGTTGGATGTTGGCACGGGGTCACAGTGACTTGCACAAGCAAGAAGGTGGAGGAACAAGCCATGGTAGAAGTGAACAAAGAGTAAAATGCAGCATCTATTGGTGGGAATCCTTCCGTATTGGAAAAGGTGGACTGGTCCTACCAGTACCCTCCAGCAAAGAGAAAATAGTTATGTCATTAAACAGTCAGGAgtgacaaaaattaattaaaagtataATTCTTTAATTTTAGTACTAGAGAGTCTATAAGGGCGAGTTAAACTTAAGCATATTCAATTTTATGAAAAATATGGTGTCTGATGCCACAGTGGTGCAGAGGAGGGGAAAAAGACAAAAACGCAACTGTTAGTACTTGGAGTTCTGACAGCGAACGGGATGGAATGGTGACAGCATTGCTAGCCCGAATCTTGTACTGAAGTTTTGCATTTTGCTCAAACAGCCAGAATATGAGCAGTCACTTGCATATAGGTCGTGCAATTTTATAATAGTGAATTAAAGTTTGATTTGGACTATGACGATGGCAGATGCATAGAGGAACGTAGTAGACTTAGCAAATCTTGTTCTGCGCAACATGGTGCTGCCAGACATGGTATACCAGCTGCTGTGCTTGCTCCTACACTCCTCTTTTGTGGTCAACCAACAACTGATGATAACATGTTGGTTatgttcattaccaatttgaattGAGGAACTTTAGTGGGGCAGAATGGTGTAGTTCCATACTGTTCCTTTAGAAAAGATCTGGGAATGTGAAGAATCACATGGCAAAATGAGTCTTATACTCATGTGAACACAATTGGGATTAGCCTTATTGTGACAACATTTACTACAACTCTGAGCTGGATGATGGCATAAGCACTACAGAAGTGGCATAACCGCACAGCCACAACCATACTGGATTGTGAGTCGCACAGTATGGAGGTGCTGTTGTTTGTAAAAGTTTGTAAGAAGGTATTGCACAGGTCAACATCCCTAAAGAATATAGTTAATTTTTAACAGAGCTTTGTTACTTTCTTTAATAGTGGCAAACCTTCATTTCACCATATTAACCTTGTGATTTGGTAGAGGTATTGAATTCACAGGATAGTGAACAACACACGAATGGCTGCACTGCAGGTAAAATCAGATAGGTTACAGGTCGAGAAAGTGCAGAGTCTGACAATGCTGCTAATGTGCTGGTAAGTCATAAATGTGACCTGCCACACCCTGCTGTAAAGCTATCACTTGCCGTAACCATCAGTCAAGGTGATCCAGGCGAGTTTTTGCACACAAATTGACGTTCATTGCTTTTCCTGTTGGGATGTTCATATTAGTTCTTATTTTGTTTTTAGGCAACCAAGAGGAGTAGGGTTTCTCCTTCAGCAAGCAGGCCATGATGGGATGTTACCACTCTGCAGTCTGTTTTCACACTGTACTCTAACCAACCTGTGTTTCTTGAAACTGTAAAAAGCCACGAATGCTAGTAGGAACAAGTGTCTTTCCATTaacaaaaaaaagtttgttactgatGCTGTGGAGAGTAGAAATTTACCATATATGGTGTTAATGTTTCCAAGAAATGACGATCATGTCCTGGAAATATCTCAGTGTGTCAAGGAGAATTTTCCCATCTTGTTAGAGATGCTTGTCCAAGAGGCTAAATCAGTATGGAGGACAAAACATTCCCATGGGCAGTTTCAAGATGAAGGAAAAAGCCAAGTCTTTTGCTCTGTCTCTAGGGACTGAAAACTTTGCACACGTGAGAGGtggcactcaaaaaaaaaaagacatgttaaaaaaaatATCTGTTGAGAGAGTGCCAGTGTATTGAATGGATTGACGAACTTCCCCCTGATCGCATCACAGCATTCAACGATGAGAACTGTCATGGAGGAAAACTGAGCATGTACAGAATAACAGTCCTTATAGCCAGTAACATGGATGGATCTCAAAAGCTGAAACCACTCATAGTAGGAAAATCTGAGAAACCACACTGTTTGGAAGGAATACAAACGCTTTCCACAATTTATCAGTCATAAATAAAAAATCATGGCTAATGATAGAATTATTTAATGAATAGCTTATCTCGGTTAATAATGATACGAAAGAGGAGAAACACAAAATTCGACTGTTTTTGGAAAACAGCACTGTACATAACAACCCACCACATCAAGATTGCAACCACTGGACTCTACCGTTATACAAAATTTGGAAACTCTCTACCATAGAGAAATTGTTTTGCTTGTGCTGGATATCACTGAAAAAGGTGAGAAGGGAAACATAACGGTTTTGGACTATTATAATCATGACTGATAATGCCAGGAAAAATGTCAGCCCTACTACTCTTTAGAACTGGTTCAGAAAGTGTGGGtttgtatgaggtgcattcaagttctaaggcctccgattttttttctctggactggaaagagagagaaacatgcgcattgttttaaaatgatgccgcgttcattgtcaatacgtaccagagatggcagcaccatacggcagatggaattttaccgccagcggcgagattgagaactgttttaaatacttaaaatggcgacgttttccttacttgaacagtgtgcaatcattcgttttctgaatttgcgtggtgtgaaaccaattgaaattcatcgacagttgaaggagacatttggtgatggagttatggatgtgtcgaaagtgcgttcgtgggtgcgacagtttaatgaaggcagaacatcgtgtgacaacaaaccgaaacaacctcgggctcgcacaagccagtctgacgacatgatcgagaaagtggagagaattgttttgggggatcgccgaatgactgttgaacagattgcctccagagttggtatttctgtgggttctgtgcacacaatcctgcatgacctgaaaatgcgaaaagtgtcatccaggtgggtgccacgaatgctgacgaacgaccacatggctgcccatgtggcatgttgccaagcaatgttgacgcgcaacgacagcatgaatgggactttcttttcgtcggttctgACAATGGAtaagacatggatgccatttttcaatccagaaacaaagcgccagtcagctcaatggaagcacacagagtcaccgccaccaaaaaaatttcgggtaaccgccagtgctgaaaaaatgatggtgtccatgttctgggacagcgagggcgtaatccttacccattgcgttccaaagggcactacggtaacaggtgcatcctacgaaaatgttttgaagaacaaattccttcctgcactgcaacaaaaacatctgggaagggctgcgcgtgtgctgtttcaccaagacaacgcacccgcacatcgagctaacgttacgcaacagtttcttggtgataacaactttgaagtgattcctcatgctccctactcacctgacctggctcctagtgacttttggctttttccaaaaatgaaagacactctccatggccgcacattcaccagccgtactgctattgcctcagtgattttccagtggtcaaaacaggctcctaaagaagccttcgccgctgccatggaatcatggcgtgagcgttgtgaaaaatgtgtacgtctgcagggcgattacgtcgagaagtaacgccagtttcatcgatttcaggcgagtagttaattagaaaaaaaaaaaaaaatcggaggccttagaacatgaatgcacctcgtaatactaAGAGAAAATACAGATTGTCCCTCAGAGTCATGAGAATTAATGAATTCAATCCCACCACACTCAGGTTGAGAACTTCTACAGAGGTGTGGTGAGTGGACCTTTGAGGAATTTGTTCATGTTAGTGATGACATCGGTGCCCATGGTGTTCTACCTGCTGAATTATTGGCCTGTCAGGATGAGGATGAGAAAGAAAATGAAGAACAACTGCTAACTCCAATCACATAGTCACATGTCCCTACACTATGCACTTGGAACGTAAACAAGAGATGAACTCTCATCACCACCAAAAATTTGTTGCACAATGCTAGACAAAAGGCACTCTCTGAACTCTTATTATTTTCGATGcttaataatctgaaattttgcctGTGTCCTTGAGTTCCAAATTATcgacgactgactgtaattgttACTAAGTGCATCACTGGTATAAACTGCCCTGTTGTGAGTGCAGTGTTGTCAGTACTGTGGTTCTTATAGATGccaataaattatttaaattatgaGTACTGCAACAATATGAGTGACAGCAAAAATAAGTGGGGCCTGAGTGAGCAATTATTTCTATGTTatcaaatatctaattaaaaagaaaaaagtggaaaAAAGTGTAATTCCAGAACATTTTATTGCATTACCCAATCGGATCCAGGACCAGCATGCTTTTTTGAAGGGGATGTTGTAAGAGATCTACACTACAAAGAAAACGGTTCTCATAATGTAACAAATCTCTATAGGAAAACAGGAgaatgattattcaaagagtgaATTGCTTACATAATTATATTTTGCTACAATTCCACATTTTCATCTCAATATCAGGTAAATGTACCTGTGCAAAGAAGAAACTTTACCAAATGAGTAAGAACAAATCTTTAAAGTAGTGTCACACAAAATATATGAGGATGATCGGTTCTTGCTGTAAGAAATCTGGCATAAACCACAAAACTTCACTCtaattgtttgaatttttgcaTGGGCTGATTTACTAGTTTCTCAAGTATTTCTCGATTCTTGGCGATGGAAGGTAAGGCTGGCAATGGGACATCTTTGGGGAGCTTCTTCACCACATAGGTTGTCTGACCAATCTTAACTTTTCCTGCTCGTTGGTTCACCTTCTGACTCTGAACAATAGTTTGTTGTGACTGTTGTTCTGTAATTGAATGAGCATGTATGTAGTCTGAATATACTTCACACTTCATATGCTCTTTATTTTCTTGAGCAACACTTGGAGTGGTGTTACCCTCGTAAAAGAGTTCacaattaattatttcattttgcAACTGCTGTGAGGTGCTACTTGGATCATTTGGTGAAGATTCTACATGTTCAGTAATGTAGTGCACAGCATTCATCAGTTCCTCATTGATGGAAACATCTTCGATGAATTGGGAAGCTTGTGATTCAGACCGACATTCTTGCTGTTGTaaagactcattttgtgtcatAATGTGTTCTCCAGAAGATGTGCTAGGAATCAATGGGATTTCAGTTGGTTTCTGGGATGTTGACTCATTGCGTTGCTCATCGGATAAATTAGCAAAGGCTAATTTTCTTGACTCACCGAATACAGAAAGTACATTTTTGCGTAGCTCTTGGGCATATAAAACATTGTCAATAGCTCTTACCACATTCGCTTCACAAAGATCTGAAACCAAAGGGAAACATTCCATCAAAATCGGTGAAAGACATTATGTCAAACAAATATGTCAACTTAAGTCGTATGTACACCGGCtaaaattactttaaaataaatCAGGGTTCCAATCCCACCTTTTTAGAAACCAAAATCTTCTTTAAGAGGGTACATATATTCTATTTCAATACACTTCATAGTTACCGAGGCAGTATTTCAGTTGTTACTACATAAAAATTTATTGAAGCACTAGTTACTTAATGTTTGGCATTAAAAATATAGTTGCTGATGataaatgaaatttttctttaagcATAAACCACACCATTTGTTGTATGCTTTGATGCTAGCTACAGGAAACTGACgtgctggagtggccgagtggttctaggtgctacagtctggaaccgcgcgaccgctacagtcgcaggttcaaatcctgccttgggcatggatgtgtgtgatgtccttaggttagttaggtttaagtagttctaagttctaggggactgatgacctcagaagttaagtcccatagtgctcagagccatttgaaccatttgacgtgcaTACAAATTTCGAATGTATACTGCCTGACAAAGAGTCAAGAAACCAGAAGACTTGATCAGAAGTCAATGTAAATCATACATACATGCACCATTGGTGGATGTGTGAATGattaagagttgcaattctctgcgacaAGTAGAATGGGCACTGAAATACATTACTGTTGTTGGCAGACTGGGTAGGGTATATAAAGGGTGTCGACAGTGTCAAATGTTGCATGATTACAGTTAAGGACATGGAGATGACGCATATGCATGTGAGACAGTTAATTTCAGCACATGGCACGGTTTGAAAGGGCACtcgctgtgggtctccatttgacctGCTGGTCAAATCAAGGAATATCCAGATTTATGCggctttcagatgtgacagtggcccaatgttggactacatgggaacAAGAAGGCAGGCATACTTTTTGTCAAGGTTCTGGTTGACCATGTCTGACTGCCAAGAAGGACACCGTACGCATTCACATTTgcacctgccatccaagaacaagtaaccgcctccctgcaacattctgtcattCCACAACACTAGTGGAGTCTAATAgtagctggactagggaattactgtcccttgATTAGGTTACCACTTGCACCACAATAAAAATGACTGTGTCTGGAGAGATGCTGATACTGGGAAGCATGATCTGCTGACGAGTGGCATTATGTTGTGTTCTGCCATTAACACCTGCGTCTGAAAAATGCTGATAATGGGAAGCTTTTTCTGCTGACCAATGGAATCACATGGTGTTCCGCGTTTACTCCTTTGTCTGTATGATGCTGAGACTGGGAAGCATGGTCCACCGATGAGTGGTGTCACATTTTATTCTACATTACCCCGGACAACCATGCTGGTGGCCTGGGTGACAtcccgttcttccaatgtttttgagaggcacagtgatgttactcctggtgtcatggtgtgggaagcctcTTTGGCTGCTGTGGACCAGATGACAGCAGCAAATAATCGGTAAAGTATGTACCATTTTACAGTAAATGAAGCATATAAATTTTCACTATAGTTCAGACTTTCATATTTGGAAACTTACAgtaatatgagggtggtttgaaaagttctcggaatcaccacaagaggtcagcgctagcgcaacgagttgttaacatgatattcattggactgttgcctgtaaacactcgccgcatcagtgctcttggaagagagctgtggcgatgACGTAGCTCTGTTGTTCCTGCATAGTGATTTGTggagatggaaaaaaattgagattcgagcagtgattaaatacTTAGTACAGAAAGGTATGAAAGAAAAGGACAttaatgccgatttccagaatacactgggtgactctgctccttcatattcaactgttaccaagtggacaaattaatttaaatttagtCAGGAGTGCTTAGATGATTATCCACGCAGTGGTCAGCCAcaagtgtcactactccagaaatcattgaaaaaatgcacaaaatggtcatggaggattgccaattgaaagtgcgtgaaattcctCACATTTGCCAGATGacctctgaaagggtatatcacattttaactgaagaattagaaatgaaaaaagtatctgcaagatgggtgccacgactcttgatGCACGCCCCCACACACGTGCTGTCGCCATAACAAAATTACattaactaaggtatgaattgttgccacacctgccttattcacctgatatggctccgtcagacttccatctcttcccaaaa
This Schistocerca nitens isolate TAMUIC-IGC-003100 chromosome 1, iqSchNite1.1, whole genome shotgun sequence DNA region includes the following protein-coding sequences:
- the LOC126236844 gene encoding uncharacterized protein LOC126236844, whose amino-acid sequence is MAMRRVKTRGGRRGGFSGDSSFPGTVNPNVLALHRSRLMDIFPDINYQSAHILLDLCEANVVRAIDNVLYAQELRKNVLSVFGESRKLAFANLSDEQRNESTSQKPTEIPLIPSTSSGEHIMTQNESLQQQECRSESQASQFIEDVSINEELMNAVHYITEHVESSPNDPSSTSQQLQNEIINCELFYEGNTTPSVAQENKEHMKCEVYSDYIHAHSITEQQSQQTIVQSQKVNQRAGKVKIGQTTYVVKKLPKDVPLPALPSIAKNREILEKLVNQPMQKFKQLE